One Aegilops tauschii subsp. strangulata cultivar AL8/78 chromosome 7, Aet v6.0, whole genome shotgun sequence genomic window carries:
- the LOC141026765 gene encoding protein STRICTOSIDINE SYNTHASE-LIKE 10-like, whose amino-acid sequence MCNPRTGNVTVLRSGLAFPNGMAVTLLLRHWLHAPTAGETEVLAELPRYPDNVHPDRGDQGWVLGGLEPKKAVGIERYHGELHEGRQGCRHRRCQERQGGRGAAGFSDSTVSEVVEGNGLLWIGSVDTPYVRLFKFASL is encoded by the exons ATGTGCAACCCGCGGACCGGCAATGTCACCGTGCTCAGGTCCGGCCTGGCCTTCCCCAACGGCATGGCTGTGACTCT GCTGCTTCGTCACTGGCTGCACGCACCCACGGCGGGGGAAACGGAGGTGCTTGCCGAGCTGCCGCGGTACCCGGACAACGTGCACCCCGACAGAGGAGACCAGGGATGGGTACTGGGTGGGCTTGAACCGAAAAAAGCAGTGGGAATAGAACGGTACCATGGCGAACTCCATGAGGGCCGTCAGGGTTGTCGTCACCGGAGATGTCAAGAACGGCAGGGTGGCCGTGGCGCTGCGGGGTTCAGCGACTCCACGGTGAGCGAGGTGGTGGAGGGGAACGGGTTGCTGTGGATCGGCTCCGTTGACACGCCCTACGTCCGTCTCTTCAAGTTTGCATCTCTCTAG
- the LOC141026766 gene encoding protein STRICTOSIDINE SYNTHASE-LIKE 10-like, with product MRVHIIGHLDTSLQSIKPNNIQQIDTHGSRPASQHGCSMSRLLKATVALVILVLLFMPGAMAAAAASFDASRAQQLPLPPGEVHGPESVAFDAQGRGPYSGVSDGRILRWNGPKLGWTTYAYGPGYDSETCTTSRFGTEADIESRCGRPLGLRFNQKTGDLYVADAYKGLMRVPPGGGKATVLVDQIDGMPLRFTNGVDVDQVTGQVYFTHSSMNYDRSEHEMVTKTGDSTGRLMMYDPRTSDATVLQPRMTYPNGVALSADRTHLVVASTGPCKLLRHWIKGVDTGKSEPFADLPGYPDNVRPDRKGGYWVALHRERNELPFGRDSHLLAVRVAADGKIVEEMRGPKKVRPTEIMERDDGKLYLGSVELPYVGVVKRK from the exons ATGAGAGTACATATAATAGGACATCTAGACACCTCCCTTCAATCCATCAAACCAAACAACATCCAGCAGATCGACACACACG GTAGCCGGCCAGCCAGCCAACATGGGTGCAGCATGAGCCGCCTCCTCAAGGCCACCGTCGCACTGGTCATACTCGTCCTTCTCTTCATGCCCGGGGCCATGGCAGCCGCCGCAGCAAGCTTCGACGCCTCCCGGGCACAGCAGCTGCCCCTGCCGCCCGGAGAAGTGCACGGGCCAGAGAGCGTCGCCTTCGACGCTCAGGGCCGAGGCCCCTACAGCGGCGTCTCCGACGGCCGCATCCTGAGGTGGAACGGGCCCAAGCTCGGCTGGACAACATACGCCTACGGACCAGGCTACGACAGCGAAACGTGCACGACATCCAGGTTTGGCACGGAGGCGGACATAGAGAGCCGCTGCGGCCGCCCGCTTGGTCTGCGCTTCAACCAGAAAACGGGTGACCTCTACGTGGCCGATGCGTACAAAGGGCTTATGCGTGTGCCGCCCGGCGGCGGGAAAGCCACCGTGTTGGTCGACCAGATTGATGGCATGCCGCTGCGCTTCACCAACGGGGTTGACGTCGATCAAGTCACCGGTCAAGTCTACTTCACCCACAGTTCAATGAACTACGACAGGTCAGAACACGAGATGGTCACCAAGACGGGGGACTCCACGGGCCGCCTCATGATGTATGATCCACGAACATCGGACGCCACTGTGCTCCAACCAAGGATGACATACCCGAACGGCGTCGCGCTCAGCGCCGACCGCACGCACCTCGTGGTCGCATCTACTGGCCCGTGCAAGCTGCTGAGGCACTGGATCAAAGGGGTTGACACGGGCAAGTCCGAGCCTTTTGCCGACCTGCCGGGCTACCCAGATAACGTCAGGCCCGATAGGAAAGGAGGTTACTGGGTGGCGTTGCACCGTGAGAGAAATGAGTTGCCCTTTGGTCGTGATAGCCATCTTCTTGCTGTGAGGGTCGCTGCTGACGGGAAGATAGTCGAGGAGATGAGAGGGCCAAAAAAAGTCAGGCCAACCGAGATCATGGAAAGAGATGACGGCAAGCTATACTTGGGCTCGGTGGAGCTTCCTTATGTCGGCGTAGTAAAAAGGAAGTAG